A single Xylanimonas cellulosilytica DSM 15894 DNA region contains:
- a CDS encoding DUF3107 domain-containing protein — MEITIGVQNLPRELSVDTDLTADQVAETLKKALADGGVLELTDARGRRVLVPTATIGYVEVGPEETRRVGFGSL, encoded by the coding sequence GTGGAGATCACGATCGGTGTGCAGAACCTCCCGCGCGAGCTGTCGGTGGACACCGACCTCACCGCCGACCAGGTCGCCGAGACGCTGAAGAAGGCCCTCGCCGACGGCGGCGTGCTCGAGCTCACCGACGCCCGCGGCCGCCGTGTGCTCGTGCCGACGGCGACGATCGGTTACGTCGAGGTCGGCCCCGAGGAGACGCGCCGGGTCGGGTTCGGGTCGCTCTGA